Part of the Vibrio celticus genome, AGCCCTTATCTGGCTGTTTAAGACCACTAATCGCATTGATAAGCGATGTTTTACCCGCGCCAGAACGACCAAAGATCGCAGTAATACCGGAACTTGGGAGTTCTAGGTCGATATCAAAGAAAGTTTCACCCAACTGTTGCTGGTATTGGAGGATCAAAGCACTCATGCATTGCCTCCTAGTCGCTGTGCAGACTTCTTATTGAGCCATTCAGAAAGCATCAATGAACCAAGCGCTATAACAATTGAAATGACACACAAACGTGCCGCTTCCATTTCAGCGCCAGGGGTTTCAATAAAGGTATACATGGCTAATGGGATGGTTTGCGTTTCACCGGGAATATTGGAAACGAAGCTGATTGTCGCGCCAAACTCACCCAAGCTTCTTGCGAATGAAAGCATGGTGCCGGTAATAATCCCAGGGATCATCAGCGGTAATGTAATAGTGAAGAACACACGAATCGGTGAAGCGCCCAATGTAGCAGCGGCCTCTTCAAGCTTACTGTCTACGGTTTCTAGGCTCAGCCTGATGGAGCGAACCATTAATGGCAGTGCCACAACCACGCAAGCGAGTGCTGCGCCCTTCCAACTAAAGCTGAATACAATACCAAACACGTCATTGAGCCACGAGCCTATGATGCCTTGCCTACCCATCATCACTAACAGTAAATATCCGATGACCACAGGTGGAAGTACCAGAGGTAAATGGACAATGCTCTCTACAATGCTTTTGCCTACAAATTGTTTCTTAGCAAGTAGCCACGCCAAACCAATGCCGATAGGAATAAGCCATAAGATGGCAAACCCAGCGACTTTCAAGCTCAGCATTAAGGCTTGGTATTCGTATTCCGATAAGTAACTCATTTAACGCACTTCAAATCCAAAACTGTTCAAGGTCTCTTTCGCTTTTTCGCTCTTTAGGAAAGTATAGAACTCTTCTGCAACGACTTTATCGTTCAATTTCGCTACAGGGTAACGTATTGGTGTGTGCAGATCAGATGGGAACGTCAACACTAGATTTACTTCTTTTGAAAGCAATGCTTCCGTCTTGTAGACAATCCCAAGCTTAGCTTCACTACGCTCTACTAAGGCTAAGGCCATACGAACATTGTTACTTGGTGCCAATCGAGTCTTCACATCGTCCCATACACCTAACGTTTCTAACGCTTCTTTCGCATAGATACCAGCAGGAACCGATATGGTGTTGCCCACTGCAAGCCTCTCATTAGTAAGCAGTTTAGCCCATTGATTACCTTTTGATAGGTCTAATGTTACCGATGTCTCTTTAGGGGAAATCAGCACAAGTTCGTTTTCACATAAATTTGTG contains:
- the modA gene encoding molybdate ABC transporter substrate-binding protein: MKKRVFLLTIALTSALSSSHLFAAEKLRVYAASSMTNAVNLLVEEFEKDHSVDVIPVYASTSSLVRQIERGAPADIFISANEKWMTHLVDRKLVSSDNVTNLCENELVLISPKETSVTLDLSKGNQWAKLLTNERLAVGNTISVPAGIYAKEALETLGVWDDVKTRLAPSNNVRMALALVERSEAKLGIVYKTEALLSKEVNLVLTFPSDLHTPIRYPVAKLNDKVVAEEFYTFLKSEKAKETLNSFGFEVR
- the modB gene encoding molybdate ABC transporter permease subunit codes for the protein MSYLSEYEYQALMLSLKVAGFAILWLIPIGIGLAWLLAKKQFVGKSIVESIVHLPLVLPPVVIGYLLLVMMGRQGIIGSWLNDVFGIVFSFSWKGAALACVVVALPLMVRSIRLSLETVDSKLEEAAATLGASPIRVFFTITLPLMIPGIITGTMLSFARSLGEFGATISFVSNIPGETQTIPLAMYTFIETPGAEMEAARLCVISIVIALGSLMLSEWLNKKSAQRLGGNA